A genome region from Polypterus senegalus isolate Bchr_013 chromosome 7, ASM1683550v1, whole genome shotgun sequence includes the following:
- the macir gene encoding macrophage immunometabolism regulator isoform X2, with protein sequence MEVDVSGVSRTAVPVLSTPTGGDGISQSKSEPEKPRCSSTPCSPIKRTVSGYQILHMDSNYLVGFTTGEELLKLAHKWSNTEKASGESIPSQCTKQHDLGLHRAARLYKTKSRYYQPYDIPAVNGRRRRRMPSSGDNCIKSLPLEPSKVFHGPLPLCLLKGKRAHSKSLDYLNLDKMNIKEPADTEVLQYQLQHLTLRGERVFTRNKT encoded by the coding sequence ATGGAGGTGGATGTTAGTGGTGTTTCCAGGACTGCAGTGCCTGTTCTTTCTACTCCCACTGGAGGGGATGGTATCTCACAGTCTAAAAGTGAACCAGAAAAGCCACGATGCTCAAGCACACCCTGTTCAcctataaaaaggactgtttcaGGCTATCAGATCCTTCACATGGACTCCAACTATCTTGTGGGGTTCACCACTGGTGAGGAGTTATTGAAACTTGCTCATAAATGGTCAAACACAGAGAAGGCTTCTGGAGAGTCCATTCCGAGTCAGTGCACAAAGCAGCATGATTTGGGTCTCCATCGGGCAGCACGTCTTTACAAAACAAAGAGCCGCTACTACCAGCCCTATGACATTCCAGCTGTGAATGGAAGAAGGAGGCGAAGGATGCCTAGCTCAGGTGACAACTGCATCAAGTCTCTACCTTTGGAACCCAGCAAAGTATTTCATGGTCCTCTGCCCCTTTGTCTCTTGAAGGGTAAGAGAGCTCACTCTAAATCATTGGACTACCTCAATCTAGACAAAATGAACATTAAGGAGCCTGCTGACACAGAGGTACTACAGTATCAACTGCAACATCTTACCTTAAGAGGGGAGCGGGTATTTACtcgaaacaaaacatga